The nucleotide window TTACATTAAACGTGCAGCAGCAACCAAATTGGCATCTGCTGAAAAGTTGATGTATATTTGCACTGACCAGTTGGGTCTGGAACAAGACTTTGAACAGAAGCAGATGCCAGAAGGGAAGCTCTTAATTGATGGCTTCCTCCTCTGCATAGATGTCAGCCGGGGTATGAACAGAAATTTTGAGGACCAGCTTAGATTTATCACGAACTTGTATAAccaaataataaaaacaaagaaacctatcGTGGTGGTGCTGACAAAATGCGACGAAGGGGTGGAGCGATACATCCGTGAAGCTCACTCCTTTGCCATGACTAAAAAGAACCTCCAGGTGGTGGAGACGTCAGCACGATCAAATGTCAATGTGGAATTGGCCTTCAGTACTTTGGTGCAGTTGATAGACAAAAGTCGGTCAAGGCCTAAAATAATTCCATACTATGAAGCATTAAAACAACAAAGTCAACTAATAGctaatgcaaaagacaaatatGACTTCATCATTAGCCAGTGTGTCGTCCATTATAATGAAAGTTGGACAAATGCCACTAGGAAAATGCAtatgaaatctgaattcctggACTATGTGCATCTCGAAGGAACCCCAAAGGCCAAAAAACTGTTCTTGCAGCACATTTTAATGCTCAAAGAGAGGCACATTGATCACTTAAAGAACAAGTACCTCAATAAACTTGTGCTAGCGCTTGATGCCCTTTTCCCCGATCTGAATGAGATTGAGAACTTGAACTGGACCATGGCACAGCAGAGGTTAAAGACCAAGCAGGACTTTGCAGCCTGGTTTGTTGTGCTGAGTGAAACACCCTGGGATAAAACTGATCATattgataaaatggatgacacccGGATTCCATTTGACTTGTTGGCCGGGAAATGTGCTGAAGATCAATTCAGAAAGCATTTAGAAAAGCTGAAGAATGAAAGAACAAGAGATGAAATGAGGAGGGCCTTTAAGGAAAATCTGTCATCGTCGCCCTTCATAACCCCTGGAAAACCATGGGAAGAGGCTAGAAGTTTTGTTATGAATGAGGAATTCTATCAGTGGCTCCAAGAGCAGGAATACCAAGATATTTACAGTAGACATCAACGCGAGATTATAGATAAAGCCAAGGATCAATTTCAAGAACTGCTTTTAGAATATTCAGAGTTATTTTATGAATTGGAGTTGGATGCCAAACCTAGCAAGGAGAAAATGGGTCTCATCCAGGATGTTTTAGGAGATGAGCAACGATTTAAGGCACTTCAGAAACTGCAAGCTGAACGAGATGCTCTTGTGTTAAAACATATTCATTTTGTATATCATCCAACCAAGGAGACATGTCCAAACAGTCAGAACTGTATTGATAGCAAAGTTGAGCAGTTGTTGGCTGCAAAATTTTATCGATCTTCAGATCGAAGCCATCTGAACTCTCATTCGGACTCTAATGCCGACAAGCTCAACCTTGTACTGCTTGGCAAGGATGGACTTGCACATGAACTGGCTAATGAAATTCGAGTGCTGTGTACGGATGATAAGTACGTTCTTGAGGGGAAAATGTATGAGCTGTCATTGCGACCAATAGAAGGTAATGTGAAACATCGGGTTAATTCCTTTCAGACACCAACCTTTCAGCCTCACGGTTGCCTTTGCCTGTACAACTCCAAAGAATCTCTGTATTACATAAAAGAGAGCTTAGAGAAACTGAAAGGATCAACTTTGGATCGAAAGGACAATCATTTAGCGCAGCTGCCTCTAACACTAGTTCTGGCTTACAAAAGGGAGAGTGGTGGAGAAACACTACAGACGTTGAGGAACCATGGCCAACAACTTGCCAACAAACTGCAATGCCTTTTTGTTGATGTAACTTCTCACAGTGTGGGTTCTGGACGAAATTTCAGTGAACTACAAATCAATCAGGCCCTAAAAGGCTTGTTAGACACTATGAAACGTAATTTGAATCTCGTAAGCTCTTCCCCAAGCATTAAAGACTTAACTGATGCAGATCTCCGAATAGTCATGTGTTTGATGTGTGGTGACCTTTTTGGTGTGGATGAAGTTCTCTTGTCCATTATTCAACCTCATTTTTGTAGTTCATCGCAACCTGGGAACAGTAATTCAGTCATGCTTGAGTTACCAATTGGAACAGCACGTAAGCGTGTCGAGCTATCTATTCTCTCCTATCATTCCTCTTTCAACATAAGAAAAAACCAATTAGTCCATGGGTACATTATTTTTTACTTAGCAAGACGCAAAGCTTCCTTGGCCATGCTCAGAGCTTTTTTGTCAGACGTGCAGGATATTATTCCTATTCAGTTAGTAGCAGTCACTGACggggctgaaggattggagggcgATGTGTCGCGGGACCAGGTTGAAGAAGGCCAAGAAATTGCTCAAGAGATCTGTGGAAAATTCGCCAAAATAACTGGTGGGTATTCCTTTCAGCACAATGTGGAGATCTTTGCCCCATTCTTCAGAGATGCAGCTGAAAAGAAAACCATTGTTGAAGCTTCACACATGTATGATAACGCGGCCGAGGCATGCAGTAATACGGAAGAAGTGTTTGGCTTTTCTCCAAGGCCCAGCTCACCCCTCAACAATTCAAATTGCTTTGATTATGATGAGGATATTGAAGGTCCACCACCTTATGCTGCACGGGATGAGACTTCCGGGACTCTGGTGATCAAAGAGCAGTCCAAGCTCTCTATGGACCTTGAGGGGAATGAAAACTACTTGCTGAGCAGCACTCTTAGTTCTTTTGAGAGGCTAAGTAACAAAGTACCTCCTCCAGTAAAACCAAAGCCGATGGTACATTTTGACAAACTGGTGAAGAAAATGGATCCCACTGAGGGGAAAGAACCAGGAAGCAAAGAAATGCAGAGAAAGTCTTCAACTGTAAGCTGGGCGCCTTCTGACGATGGGTCCTTCACCTCGGATTATGCAGAGCCAATAGACACGTTGGTAAGACCGAGAGGGGATGAAGAGAATATATACTCGGTACCGCATGACAGTACCCAGGGCAAAATTATAACCATCAGGAATTCTATTTCTGCCAAGTCGCAGTCGAATGGAAGCGGCAATGGATCAGATAGTGAGATGGATATTAGCTCCCTGGACCGTCAGAGGAAACTTTCATCTGTCAGCAAACCATCGTTGTACAGAGATCGGTCCAAGAAATTAGGCAAGTTTGCAAGTTATCGCACAAGCTTCAGTGTTGGGAGTGATGATGAACTGGGGTCCTTGTCACAGAAGAAAGCGGAAGCTGATTCATCATTGACCAAGGGAGAAAATTCAGCCAGTACTTACGAAACAGATGGAGATGAGTCAAAGCGAGGGAAGCTCCTTCGTAGCTTGAGAAGGCCAGCGTCAAAGGTAAGATGCGTTCCTTTCTCAGAATTCTTTCCAAAACGTTTGAGCAAACGTACACAGACTTATccttaaggcaggggttcccaaccttttttcatGCATTtacctctaccattaactgaggggtctgtgggtCCCAGTTTGGAACCTctgttttaaggtaaggggtatcATGTCTTGCTCTATTAATAATTAGATTATCCCCAGGTTGGATGAGATCTGCCCGAGGTTACTATCTGGAATAAGGGGTAAGCAGGGGTTCTAATGGAGATTTTTGTTAGCCGTagatgaggtgccagaggattggaagttaGCTGATCTTCCTTTATCAGAGAAGGCTGGCGAGTGTTTGGTATTTGTGGAGAAATAACTGAGGAAAAGTCAATAGGAGGTGGGATATATGTATGTTTGGAAAGGCAGAGACCATAGTTAGCTTGGCTTTGTGGGGAAAATCCAGTGCCTGTAgtatgaatattttgaggagatGAATAAAAAGGTTAATGACGACAGATGTTTGATGTTGTCATTGTGAACACAAGGTGCTTGATGACGTCCTGTATGGTAGGCTGATCTACaaggttaagaccataagatataggagcagaattacccagttcaacccatcgagtcagttctgctatttcattatggctgatttattatccctctcaaagccattctcctgccttctcctatcaccctccaccttaaatacacccaaaaactTGGTCTgtacagccacctatggcaaagaattgcacagattcaccaccctctggctaaagaaatttttcttcacctctgttccaaaTGTATGTCCCTGAATTCTGAGGCTGTCCGCTCTCGTCCTAGACTTCCCGATAATTCTTCCTCATCCACTCTAcccagacttttcaatattcaatggggtGCGATGAGCTAGTGATGGAAGGATGCTTTTCCTATTGGAAAACTGTGGTCAATGGTGGATTTTAGCGATTGGTACCATGGTCTTTGTAACTTATAATTACTAAATTTGCAGATTATAGAAATAGTTAAGTGTTGTGGACAGCAGTGAATCTGTACATTATAGATCAGATTGAATTTTTTCCTGATAAATGCAGGATGAATCAAACTGGGAAGTTTTGATTGGGCTAGCACATATTAACCCATGAGGCTTTAAGGAATGCTATCGAATAGAGTAGGGTTTCTCAGTCGGGGTTCCACAGAACCCTAGATTCTGCAAGAgtttgtgatttaaaaaaaaagtgttatTTTTTTGAACTTCGCA belongs to Mobula hypostoma chromosome 10, sMobHyp1.1, whole genome shotgun sequence and includes:
- the arhgap35a gene encoding rho GTPase-activating protein 35; translation: MLMMAKKQDARIPSYNISVVGLSGTEKDKGQCGVGKSCFCNRFVRPKADHFHLDHTSVLSTSDFGGRVVNNDHFLYWGEVARAVEEGVECRIHVVEQTEFIDDQTFQPHRSTALQPYIKRAAATKLASAEKLMYICTDQLGLEQDFEQKQMPEGKLLIDGFLLCIDVSRGMNRNFEDQLRFITNLYNQIIKTKKPIVVVLTKCDEGVERYIREAHSFAMTKKNLQVVETSARSNVNVELAFSTLVQLIDKSRSRPKIIPYYEALKQQSQLIANAKDKYDFIISQCVVHYNESWTNATRKMHMKSEFLDYVHLEGTPKAKKLFLQHILMLKERHIDHLKNKYLNKLVLALDALFPDLNEIENLNWTMAQQRLKTKQDFAAWFVVLSETPWDKTDHIDKMDDTRIPFDLLAGKCAEDQFRKHLEKLKNERTRDEMRRAFKENLSSSPFITPGKPWEEARSFVMNEEFYQWLQEQEYQDIYSRHQREIIDKAKDQFQELLLEYSELFYELELDAKPSKEKMGLIQDVLGDEQRFKALQKLQAERDALVLKHIHFVYHPTKETCPNSQNCIDSKVEQLLAAKFYRSSDRSHLNSHSDSNADKLNLVLLGKDGLAHELANEIRVLCTDDKYVLEGKMYELSLRPIEGNVKHRVNSFQTPTFQPHGCLCLYNSKESLYYIKESLEKLKGSTLDRKDNHLAQLPLTLVLAYKRESGGETLQTLRNHGQQLANKLQCLFVDVTSHSVGSGRNFSELQINQALKGLLDTMKRNLNLVSSSPSIKDLTDADLRIVMCLMCGDLFGVDEVLLSIIQPHFCSSSQPGNSNSVMLELPIGTARKRVELSILSYHSSFNIRKNQLVHGYIIFYLARRKASLAMLRAFLSDVQDIIPIQLVAVTDGAEGLEGDVSRDQVEEGQEIAQEICGKFAKITGGYSFQHNVEIFAPFFRDAAEKKTIVEASHMYDNAAEACSNTEEVFGFSPRPSSPLNNSNCFDYDEDIEGPPPYAARDETSGTLVIKEQSKLSMDLEGNENYLLSSTLSSFERLSNKVPPPVKPKPMVHFDKLVKKMDPTEGKEPGSKEMQRKSSTVSWAPSDDGSFTSDYAEPIDTLVRPRGDEENIYSVPHDSTQGKIITIRNSISAKSQSNGSGNGSDSEMDISSLDRQRKLSSVSKPSLYRDRSKKLGKFASYRTSFSVGSDDELGSLSQKKAEADSSLTKGENSASTYETDGDESKRGKLLRSLRRPASKKPKTKPRPSISKSTWESNYFGVPLTSVVTVEKPIPVFIEKCIDFIDSTGLGTEGLYRVSGNKSEMESLQRQFDQDHNIVLQEKDFAVNTIAGAMKSFFSELPEPLVPYNAQVELVDVSKTSDKELRLNALKDVLKKFPKENYEVFKYVITHLNKVSQNSKLNLMNSENLSICFWPTLMRPDFQTMDALTATRTYQTIIELFIQQCPFFFYDKPIEELINTIPSSPTSNTAFQCPSPVAMIPSPPQSPPPTP